In the genome of Chloroflexota bacterium, one region contains:
- a CDS encoding TIR domain-containing protein, with product MSAVRTKVFVSYSHKDKNFLDRLQVHLKPIVREGIIDVWVDTKISAGDKWREEIRAAINSATIAILLVSADFLASEFIASDELPGILKAAETDGMRVLIVVVGHCLFGRTKTLSQFQAVNSPDKPLTSLSRAEQEKVFNRVAVAILQPIQRVAIPKRNFVPIPLIKTQLANHDLSIYAKPPFGDFFVQGVPFKMENARLSLGDPSVNNKRVLIFHQKAFANLKAMHLLINAGDGRKSYGAKKIGHIMLVMQPGPNPDPTAIVLGVNVREWAIGNFVRIAPNEPWPEPLTDTVTDPDSCEAWRGTTSNGQVAVIDMLTINIPTERQNDRLVGIEFIRDIQPSTIPLDYFVSGLTLELYD from the coding sequence GTGAGTGCCGTACGAACCAAGGTTTTTGTCAGCTATAGCCATAAAGACAAGAATTTCCTTGATCGGCTTCAAGTGCATCTTAAACCAATAGTACGCGAAGGCATAATAGACGTATGGGTAGATACGAAGATATCCGCTGGCGACAAATGGCGCGAAGAAATACGGGCCGCCATCAATTCCGCTACCATAGCCATTTTATTGGTGAGTGCAGATTTCTTGGCATCCGAGTTCATTGCTAGCGATGAATTGCCGGGGATATTGAAGGCGGCAGAAACTGATGGAATGCGTGTATTAATTGTTGTGGTAGGGCATTGCTTGTTCGGGCGAACGAAGACTTTATCGCAGTTTCAGGCAGTCAATTCACCCGACAAACCATTGACTAGCCTATCGAGAGCCGAACAAGAGAAGGTTTTTAATCGGGTTGCCGTGGCTATCCTACAGCCGATCCAGCGGGTTGCGATACCGAAGAGAAACTTTGTGCCTATACCTCTCATTAAGACACAGTTGGCAAATCACGATCTGAGCATCTATGCAAAACCACCATTTGGGGATTTCTTTGTACAAGGTGTTCCCTTCAAAATGGAAAATGCCAGGCTCAGTTTGGGCGATCCATCCGTGAACAACAAAAGGGTTCTCATATTCCACCAGAAGGCCTTCGCAAACCTTAAGGCCATGCACTTGCTGATTAACGCTGGAGATGGAAGGAAAAGTTATGGCGCAAAAAAGATTGGACACATCATGCTCGTTATGCAACCGGGACCGAATCCAGATCCAACAGCAATTGTGCTTGGAGTCAATGTTAGGGAGTGGGCGATTGGCAATTTCGTTCGAATTGCACCAAATGAACCATGGCCCGAACCATTAACAGATACCGTAACGGATCCTGATTCGTGTGAAGCTTGGAGAGGAACAACAAGCAACGGTCAAGTAGCGGTAATTGATATGCTTACCATAAATATCCCCACTGAACGACAAAATGATCGACTTGTGGGAATTGAGTTCATCCGCGACATTCAGCCAAGCACAATACCTTTGGACTACTTTGTGTCAGGGTTGACCCTGGAGTTGTATGACTAG
- a CDS encoding M20/M25/M40 family metallo-hydrolase — MFNLIKTLCELPGPGGDEKSVQDYLSENWHERVESLSLTKVGNLIAKVGGRGPRLLLAAHADELGYIVRHIDDNGFVWISTGQLDTLQKPAMRSMLLPLGFPALVLTATGYVEGIFATLTGHILSEEQRAKTQLDWNDVWVDIGARSRAEVLARGVQVGDRVIWNPPTRRIGDIAYGKAMDDRMLLAIMDRLLDVLDRSKLAYELHYGSTIQEEIGLVGAYSVTDDVRPDLAIALDVGLVGDVPGVDPRHADAKLGGGPMLVHKDSISYNRALTLALGRAAQKANIPIQQAIFARFGSDSGAFIRNGVPAALIAVPTRYTHSPFEMIHLGDVEQMVQWLKAFLETAA; from the coding sequence ATGTTCAATCTGATCAAAACGTTATGTGAGCTGCCCGGCCCGGGCGGCGACGAGAAGTCGGTGCAGGACTACCTGAGCGAGAACTGGCACGAGCGCGTCGAATCGCTGTCGCTGACGAAGGTCGGCAACCTGATCGCCAAAGTCGGCGGGCGCGGACCGCGACTGCTGCTGGCGGCACACGCCGACGAGCTCGGCTACATCGTCCGGCATATCGACGACAACGGCTTCGTCTGGATTTCGACTGGCCAGCTCGATACATTGCAGAAGCCGGCGATGCGCAGCATGCTGCTGCCGCTCGGGTTCCCGGCGCTGGTGCTGACCGCCACCGGCTATGTCGAGGGCATCTTCGCCACGCTGACTGGGCACATCCTGAGCGAGGAGCAGCGCGCCAAGACGCAGCTCGACTGGAACGACGTCTGGGTCGATATCGGCGCGCGCAGCCGGGCCGAGGTGCTGGCGCGCGGCGTGCAAGTCGGCGACCGCGTCATCTGGAACCCGCCGACGCGCCGCATCGGCGACATCGCCTACGGCAAGGCGATGGACGACCGCATGCTGCTGGCAATCATGGACCGCCTGCTCGACGTGCTCGACCGCAGCAAGCTGGCGTACGAACTGCACTACGGCTCGACGATCCAGGAAGAGATCGGTCTGGTCGGCGCGTACTCGGTGACCGACGACGTCAGGCCCGATCTGGCGATCGCGCTCGATGTGGGACTGGTGGGCGACGTGCCGGGCGTGGACCCGCGCCACGCCGACGCGAAGCTCGGCGGCGGGCCAATGCTGGTGCACAAAGACAGCATCTCGTACAACCGCGCGCTGACGCTGGCGTTGGGCCGCGCGGCGCAGAAGGCGAATATCCCGATCCAGCAGGCGATCTTTGCGCGCTTCGGCAGCGACAGCGGCGCGTTCATCCGCAACGGCGTGCCGGCCGCGCTGATCGCCGTGCCGACGCGCTACACGCACAGCCCGTTCGAGATGATCCACCTTGGCGACGTGGAGCAGATGGTGCAGTGGCTGAAGGCGTTCCTGGAAACGGCGGCGTAA
- a CDS encoding hydantoinase B/oxoprolinase family protein — MDPIKFEVIRNALLEATEEMAVSLRRSAYSTNIKTRADFSCAFFDRQLRVVAQSFAQPNHLGSFVELVPRAVREFGADNLGPGDAILTNDPYRGGVHLNDITLIAPVYASGDADRIGYVASLAHHVDVGGGAPASIGAFREVFQEGVIIPPVKLVSSGRIIDDIFRLILSQIRSKHETAGDFRAQLAANNTGARRLAALAAQVGPAVLQTYIDELIVYTERRARAELAKLPRGTFRAEGWLDNDAYSDQRVKLAAQVVIDEQGVLFDLTGCDPQRRAPVNATYAQTFSACAYALKCLLDPDLPTNAGFYACVRLIAPAGTVVNCQSPAPVVAGWETNARLTDVIFHALAPALPEQMPAGTKAMICHAGFGGINPRDGDYYCFLETVSGGYGGRHASDGPDAVQTHGQNTENAPIEETERNYPVQITRYELVNDSDGPGRFRGGLGVRRDYRFDHALTFTVLADRDREGPHGLFGGHAGLKAEYVLNPDGAMRVLSSKTTVELEPGDVVSYRTCGGGGYGDPREREPERVRRDVRDGKVSAERARTVYGINP; from the coding sequence ATGGACCCCATCAAGTTTGAAGTGATTCGCAACGCGCTGCTGGAGGCGACCGAGGAGATGGCCGTCTCGCTGCGGCGCAGCGCCTACTCGACCAACATCAAGACGCGCGCCGACTTCTCCTGCGCGTTCTTCGACCGGCAATTGCGCGTCGTGGCGCAATCGTTCGCGCAGCCGAACCACCTCGGCTCGTTCGTCGAGCTGGTGCCGCGCGCCGTGCGCGAGTTTGGCGCGGACAACCTCGGTCCCGGCGACGCGATCCTGACCAACGACCCGTACCGCGGCGGCGTGCACCTCAACGACATCACGTTGATCGCGCCGGTCTACGCGTCGGGCGACGCAGACCGGATCGGCTACGTCGCCTCGCTGGCGCATCACGTCGATGTGGGCGGCGGCGCGCCGGCCAGCATCGGCGCGTTCCGCGAAGTGTTCCAGGAAGGCGTCATCATCCCGCCGGTCAAGCTGGTCAGCAGCGGCCGCATAATCGACGACATCTTCCGGCTGATCCTGTCGCAGATCCGCTCCAAGCACGAGACGGCCGGCGACTTCCGCGCCCAACTGGCGGCCAACAACACCGGCGCGCGCCGCCTCGCCGCGCTGGCCGCGCAGGTCGGCCCCGCCGTCCTGCAAACGTACATCGACGAGTTGATCGTCTACACCGAGCGCCGCGCGCGCGCCGAACTGGCCAAACTACCGCGCGGCACGTTCCGCGCCGAAGGCTGGCTGGACAACGACGCGTACAGCGACCAGCGCGTCAAGCTGGCCGCGCAGGTTGTCATCGACGAGCAGGGCGTGCTGTTCGACCTGACTGGCTGCGACCCGCAACGGCGCGCACCGGTGAACGCAACCTACGCGCAGACGTTCTCCGCCTGCGCGTACGCGCTCAAGTGCCTGCTCGACCCCGACTTGCCGACTAACGCGGGGTTTTACGCATGCGTGCGGCTGATCGCGCCGGCGGGCACGGTCGTCAACTGCCAGTCGCCCGCTCCGGTCGTCGCCGGCTGGGAGACGAACGCGCGCCTGACCGACGTCATTTTCCACGCGCTGGCGCCTGCCCTGCCGGAGCAGATGCCGGCCGGCACCAAAGCGATGATCTGCCACGCCGGCTTCGGCGGCATCAACCCGCGCGATGGCGACTACTACTGCTTCCTTGAAACGGTCTCCGGCGGCTACGGCGGACGGCACGCCAGCGACGGTCCCGATGCGGTGCAGACGCACGGACAGAACACGGAGAACGCGCCGATCGAGGAGACGGAACGCAACTACCCGGTGCAGATCACGCGCTACGAACTGGTGAACGACTCCGACGGGCCGGGCCGCTTCCGCGGCGGGCTCGGCGTGCGGCGCGACTACCGCTTCGACCATGCGCTCACGTTCACGGTACTCGCCGACCGCGACCGCGAGGGGCCGCACGGGCTGTTCGGCGGCCACGCCGGGCTCAAGGCCGAATACGTGCTGAACCCCGACGGCGCGATGCGCGTGCTCTCATCCAAGACGACCGTCGAACTGGAGCCCGGCGACGTGGTCAGCTACCGCACCTGCGGCGGCGGCGGGTACGGCGACCCGCGCGAGCGCGAGCCGGAGCGCGTGCGGCGCGATGTGCGCGATGGCAAGGTCAGCGCCGAGCGCGCGCGAACGGTGTACGGCATTAACCCGTAG
- a CDS encoding GntR family transcriptional regulator yields MNTNRIPSHARTSVEIEQWLEERIRQGTYGEGKQLPTVRDMAGRMHVNKNTVVRAYQALERKGYLELVRGRGAFVRESEPALGVADSRWLARLDQLLDDAKQRAVSRDIVLGEIARRIDHVYGAPGLKLAFIECNAADIAEMGGTLSDAVGRPLQGMMLADFLRRAPEYAARYDLLVTTFYHLSEVTQALGAESKGKVIGVHAMPTHDALLKIARLHAQQIGLVCDRAGTVDNLKHIIRTYHPSATITPALIEDSARLRAMHERAEAIVVTRSCMARLDALKPKAPVITVVFTIDQQSIDFLREQIAVREGAPVAA; encoded by the coding sequence ATGAATACAAACCGAATTCCGTCCCACGCCCGCACGTCGGTGGAAATCGAGCAGTGGCTGGAGGAGCGCATCCGGCAGGGCACGTACGGCGAGGGCAAGCAGCTGCCGACCGTGCGCGACATGGCCGGGCGCATGCATGTGAACAAGAATACCGTCGTGCGCGCATACCAGGCACTGGAGCGCAAGGGTTACCTGGAACTGGTGCGCGGACGCGGCGCTTTCGTGCGCGAGAGCGAGCCGGCGCTCGGTGTGGCCGATAGTCGCTGGCTGGCGCGACTCGACCAGTTGCTCGACGACGCCAAGCAGCGCGCCGTCAGCCGCGACATCGTGCTCGGCGAGATCGCGCGCCGCATCGACCACGTGTACGGCGCGCCCGGCCTGAAGCTCGCCTTCATCGAATGCAACGCCGCCGACATCGCGGAGATGGGCGGCACGCTGAGCGATGCCGTCGGCCGGCCGCTGCAGGGCATGATGCTGGCCGACTTCCTGCGCCGTGCGCCGGAGTACGCCGCGCGTTACGACCTGCTCGTGACCACCTTCTACCATTTGAGCGAAGTGACGCAGGCGCTCGGCGCGGAGAGCAAGGGCAAAGTGATCGGCGTCCACGCCATGCCGACGCATGACGCGCTGCTGAAGATCGCGCGCCTGCACGCCCAGCAGATCGGGCTGGTCTGCGACCGCGCGGGCACGGTGGATAATCTGAAGCACATCATCCGCACCTACCATCCGTCGGCGACCATCACACCCGCGTTGATCGAAGATTCCGCGCGCCTGCGCGCCATGCACGAGCGCGCCGAAGCGATTGTGGTGACGCGCTCGTGCATGGCGCGGCTCGATGCGCTCAAGCCGAAGGCGCCAGTCATCACCGTCGTGTTCACCATCGACCAGCAGTCGATCGACTTCCTGCGCGAGCAGATCGCCGTGCGCGAGGGCGCGCCGGTTGCGGCCTGA
- a CDS encoding mandelate racemase/muconate lactonizing enzyme family protein, whose protein sequence is MKITEVEVIPLRIPQHNIHIADGIQDDVIVRVHTDEGIIGVGEADSMPLAVKAIVEAWSSWPRSQGLRNVLVGEDPLNVEMLWQKMQTATLWLGRNGVAQSAIAAVDIALWDIAGQALGKPVHQLLGAAYRDRVRVYASTLFTEDPGEMTAVGQKYVAQGFSAVKFGWGPMGRSLAGDVKLVETARRAVGDATDLLIDAGCPFKARDAIQRVRAFTPYKPFWFEEALEGDDLDGYRRLSRAANGDMRIATGEQDCAYNAFEALITQGEVDVIQPDVSRAGGFTECRRVMLMAQRHARLCVFHAWKSGILVAATLQMAAITPDIPFCEYTVSESPLRRELVDVATTLKGGVATIPQKPGLGVTLNMDVVNHYRTDK, encoded by the coding sequence ATGAAGATCACCGAAGTCGAAGTCATCCCGTTGCGCATTCCGCAGCACAATATCCATATCGCCGACGGCATTCAGGATGATGTGATTGTCCGCGTGCACACCGACGAGGGTATCATCGGCGTCGGCGAAGCCGACTCGATGCCGCTGGCGGTCAAGGCGATCGTCGAAGCCTGGTCGTCCTGGCCGCGCTCGCAGGGCCTGCGCAATGTGTTGGTCGGCGAGGACCCGCTGAACGTCGAGATGCTCTGGCAGAAAATGCAGACGGCGACGTTGTGGCTGGGGCGCAACGGCGTCGCGCAGTCGGCGATTGCCGCGGTGGATATCGCGCTGTGGGACATCGCCGGGCAGGCGCTCGGCAAACCGGTGCACCAACTGCTCGGCGCGGCGTACCGCGACCGTGTGCGCGTCTACGCCAGCACGCTCTTCACCGAAGATCCCGGCGAAATGACCGCCGTTGGGCAGAAGTACGTCGCGCAGGGCTTCAGCGCCGTCAAGTTCGGCTGGGGGCCGATGGGACGCAGTCTGGCCGGTGATGTCAAGCTCGTCGAGACGGCGCGCCGCGCGGTCGGCGATGCGACCGATCTGCTGATTGACGCCGGGTGCCCGTTCAAGGCGCGCGATGCGATCCAGCGCGTGCGCGCGTTCACGCCGTACAAGCCGTTCTGGTTCGAGGAAGCGCTGGAAGGCGACGATCTGGACGGCTACCGCCGGTTGTCGCGCGCCGCCAACGGCGACATGCGCATCGCGACCGGCGAGCAGGATTGCGCCTATAATGCGTTTGAGGCGCTGATCACGCAGGGCGAGGTCGATGTGATCCAGCCCGATGTGTCACGCGCGGGCGGTTTCACCGAGTGCCGCCGCGTCATGCTCATGGCGCAGCGCCACGCCCGCCTGTGCGTCTTCCATGCCTGGAAGTCCGGCATCCTCGTCGCCGCAACGCTGCAGATGGCGGCGATCACGCCCGACATCCCGTTCTGCGAATACACCGTCAGCGAGTCGCCGCTGCGCCGCGAACTGGTGGACGTCGCGACGACGCTGAAGGGCGGCGTCGCCACGATCCCGCAGAAACCCGGCCTCGGCGTGACGCTGAACATGGACGTGGTCAACCACTATCGCACCGACAAATAG
- a CDS encoding ABC transporter permease, whose amino-acid sequence MGKYILGRLVLLVPTIIGMSLLIFLMVRLMPADIVDAMVGADPTYGPEEKAVLRHQFGLDEPIPVQYVRWLTDIARGDLGRSFRTRDPIVNKLVQSLPITLELAFLSITMSVIVAIPLGVLSAVRRDGPIDLLARGGGLIGLAFPNFWLATMFLLITSVWFHWVPSIIWIPPTQDLFGNLQQMFLPALALSVQLMAVEMRMARASMLEVLRQDYIRTARAKGLNEPRVVFRHALRNAFIPVITVIGIQMGSLMGGSVIIEQIFGLPGVGWFLLQGIFGRDYPVVQVTALFLATVFVVVNLLVDIAYAYLDPRIQYS is encoded by the coding sequence ATGGGCAAATACATTCTCGGCCGGCTGGTGCTGCTCGTGCCGACCATTATCGGCATGTCGCTGCTGATCTTCCTGATGGTGCGGCTGATGCCGGCCGATATCGTGGACGCAATGGTCGGCGCCGATCCTACCTACGGGCCGGAAGAAAAGGCCGTGCTGCGTCACCAGTTCGGGCTCGATGAGCCGATTCCGGTGCAGTACGTGCGCTGGCTGACCGATATCGCGCGTGGGGACCTGGGCCGCTCGTTCCGCACCCGCGATCCGATCGTCAACAAGCTGGTCCAGAGCCTGCCGATCACGCTGGAACTGGCCTTCCTGTCCATTACCATGTCGGTGATCGTCGCCATACCGCTGGGGGTGCTGTCGGCGGTGCGGCGCGACGGTCCGATCGACCTGCTGGCGCGCGGCGGCGGCCTGATCGGGCTGGCGTTCCCGAACTTCTGGTTGGCGACGATGTTCCTGCTGATCACGTCCGTCTGGTTCCATTGGGTGCCGTCGATCATCTGGATCCCGCCGACGCAGGACCTGTTTGGCAATCTCCAGCAGATGTTCCTGCCGGCGCTGGCGCTCTCGGTGCAGTTGATGGCGGTCGAGATGCGCATGGCGCGGGCGTCGATGCTGGAAGTCTTGCGGCAGGATTATATCCGCACGGCGCGCGCCAAAGGCCTGAACGAGCCGCGCGTCGTCTTCAGGCACGCGCTGCGCAACGCATTTATCCCGGTCATCACCGTAATTGGCATCCAGATGGGCTCGCTGATGGGCGGCTCGGTCATCATCGAGCAGATCTTCGGCCTGCCCGGCGTGGGCTGGTTCCTGCTGCAGGGCATCTTCGGCCGCGATTATCCGGTCGTGCAGGTCACCGCCCTGTTTCTGGCGACGGTCTTCGTCGTCGTGAACCTGCTGGTGGATATCGCGTACGCCTATCTTGATCCGCGCATCCAATACAGTTGA
- a CDS encoding ABC transporter permease, with product MSEAPLTLSPAPVFVERPRIPWWVQLGRLPRRHPIGAIGAAVITLVILVALFAQVIAPYSPTSQGGKRLMSPYPETQYLLGTDVLGRDVFSRIIYGSRISLWVGIVAVGLALALGGVTGVLTGYIGGRFDNLVMRLVDVMFAFPSLVLAIVIAGLLGPSTTNAMLAIGIIYAPAFARVTRSSVLAVRNELYLEAARVVGGRDLHIIWNYILPNIMAPVIVLTTLQMSTAILTEASLSFLGLGTQPPEPSWGVMLNESRKYMEIAPWLAVYPGLAIVFAVLGFNFLGDGLRDALDPRLKE from the coding sequence ATGAGCGAAGCTCCGTTGACCCTCTCGCCGGCCCCCGTCTTTGTCGAACGACCCCGAATTCCCTGGTGGGTGCAGCTTGGCCGCCTGCCGCGCCGCCATCCGATCGGCGCGATCGGCGCCGCGGTCATTACACTGGTCATCCTGGTGGCGCTGTTCGCGCAGGTCATCGCGCCGTACAGCCCCACGTCGCAGGGCGGCAAGCGGTTGATGTCGCCGTATCCGGAGACGCAGTATCTGCTCGGCACGGACGTGCTGGGCCGCGATGTCTTCTCGCGCATCATCTACGGCTCGCGCATCTCGCTGTGGGTCGGCATCGTCGCGGTCGGGCTGGCGTTGGCGCTGGGCGGCGTCACCGGCGTGTTGACCGGCTACATCGGCGGTCGCTTCGACAATCTGGTGATGCGCCTGGTGGATGTGATGTTTGCGTTTCCGAGCCTCGTGCTGGCGATCGTGATCGCCGGCCTGCTCGGCCCGAGCACGACCAATGCCATGCTGGCGATCGGCATCATCTATGCGCCGGCGTTCGCGCGCGTCACGCGCAGCTCGGTGCTGGCAGTGCGCAACGAGTTGTATCTGGAGGCGGCGCGGGTGGTCGGCGGGCGCGATCTGCACATCATCTGGAACTACATCCTGCCCAACATCATGGCGCCCGTCATCGTGCTGACGACGCTGCAGATGTCGACGGCGATCCTGACCGAGGCCTCGCTCTCGTTCCTCGGACTGGGCACGCAGCCGCCCGAGCCGTCGTGGGGCGTGATGCTGAACGAAAGCCGCAAATACATGGAGATCGCACCCTGGCTGGCGGTCTATCCCGGGCTGGCCATCGTCTTCGCCGTGCTCGGCTTCAACTTCCTGGGCGACGGCCTGCGCGACGCGCTCGACCCGCGCTTGAAGGAATAG
- a CDS encoding GxxExxY protein → MDENSLSNQIIGAAIEVHRHLGPGLLESAYEECLAHEFALRNISFERQKPVPVQYKDVRLDCGFRLDFLVSGLVVVELKAIDTLAPIHDAQVLTYLKLTGCKLGLLLNFNVRVIRTGIRRLALNL, encoded by the coding sequence ATGGACGAAAATTCGCTATCGAACCAAATTATTGGCGCGGCCATAGAAGTCCATCGGCATCTGGGACCCGGGCTTCTCGAATCCGCGTACGAAGAATGCCTTGCGCATGAATTTGCGTTGCGCAACATCAGCTTCGAACGACAGAAGCCAGTCCCTGTGCAGTACAAAGATGTTCGGCTAGATTGCGGCTTTCGCCTTGACTTCCTCGTGAGCGGTCTAGTTGTCGTCGAACTGAAAGCGATTGACACGCTGGCGCCTATTCACGACGCCCAGGTCCTGACGTACCTGAAACTGACGGGCTGCAAACTGGGCTTGCTGCTCAACTTCAACGTGCGCGTCATACGCACCGGCATTCGCCGGCTGGCACTCAACCTTTAA